TCTCTCTTTTTGTTAATAGATATCCACCATTACAAACATCTCCAAAAGCTTTATCGTCTTTTAAAACTTTTAAGCCTTGTCTTGAACATACAAATGCTGTTGGGGCATTCATTTTAAGTGCTATTTTCCAAGCTTCAACATTTTCAGTTGCATCAGCAGGTCTAAATGTATAAAAATTTGGTAAAGCTCTAAATTGACTTAAATGCTCAATTGGTTGATGAGTTGGTCCATCTTCTCCAACACCAATACTATCATGTGTCCAAATAAAGTGTTGAGGAATTCCTGCAAGTGCAGCAATTCTTGCACTAGGTTTTAAATAGTCACTAAATACAAAAAATGTTGCACTGTAAACTCTAAATAAACCATATAGGTTCATAGCATTTACAATAGCTGCCATTGCATGTTCTTTAATACCAAAATGGATATTTCGTCCATTTGGAAAATCTCCCATATCTTTTAGTTCTGTTTTATTTGATGGTGCTAAATCCGCACTTCCACCTAAGAAACTAGGAATTTTTGAAGCAATAGCATTTAATATTTTATGATTTGAATCTCTTGTAGCTACACTACTTCCAGCCTCAAAAGTTGGATAAACAATAGTGTCAAAATCTGGATTTTGTAACTCAGATATTTTTGCTTTTGTCTCTTTAGATAAACTTTCATTCCAACTATTTTGCATAGTTGAACCAACAATTAATTTATCAAAAGCACCTTTTACATCTGCACTTACTTCAAAATCAACATCAGGATTAAATCCAGCTTTTATTTTTGCTTGTTTTATCTCATCAACTCCTAATGGAGCCCCGTGAGAATGGTGACTTCCTTCAAGAGTAACAGCTCCTTTTGCAATAACTGTTTTAGCAATAATTAAAACAGGCATTGTTGAATTTTTTGCTTGAACAAAAGCCTTATCAATTTGATCAAAATTGTGTCCATCTATTTCAATTACTTCAAAATCAATTGCTTGAAATCTTTTTTTAACATTTTCACTCCAAGCAAGAGATGTATCACCTTCAATTGTGATTGAGTTGCTATCATAAATTATTACAAGATTATCAAGTTTTAGGTGACCTGCTGTTGCAGTTGCTTCATAAGAGATTCCTTCTTGTAAATCTCCATCTCCACAAAGACAATAAACTTTATGATTTATTACATCTTTTCCTAATAAATTTTGAGCATATTTTCCTGCCATTGCAAATCCAACTGCATTTGCAATTCCTTGTCCTAGTGGTCCTGTTGTAATTTCTATTCCATGAGTATGCCCATATTCTGGATGTCCTGGAGTTTTTGAACCAGATTGTCTAAAGTTTTTCATATCATTTACTGATACATCAAATCCCCATAAATGAAGTAAAGAGTAAACCAAACCAGTTGCATGACCACCTGAAAATACTAATCTATCTCTATTTAGCCATTTTTCATCAGCTGGATTTATATTTAAATGCTTGCTTAAAACTGTTGCAATATCAGCAAGTCCCATAGGAGCTCCAGGATGTCCTGAGTTAGCTCTTTGTACCATATCAGCAGCTAAAAATCTTATTGTATCTGCTTGTTTTTGAAGTAGTTGTTTTGACATAGATTATCCTATATTATGAGTGATTTTAAAAATTTGTAAAGATTATATCGAAACTATGTTTAAGACTTTTTAATCTAAAATTACAAAAAAAAGATTATAAAATGACAAATTCACAAAACAGAACTATTTGGATTTTAATCCTCTCTTCATCACTTATTTTAGCAATTACAATGGGGGTTAGACAATCTTTGGGTCTGTTTATAGCTCCTATAAACTCTTCAACTTCTCTTGATATTATCTCTATTAGTTTAGCTCTTGCAATTGGACAATTTATTTGGGGATTAACTCAACCAATTTTTGGTGCAATTGCAGATAAAAAAGGCTCTTTTGGTGTTTTAGTCTTTGGTGCTTTGTTGATGTTCTTTGGTTTAATATTGACTCCTTTTTTAACTTCAGAATTTTCAATTATTCTAACTTTAGGGCTTCTTGTAGCAGCAGGTGCAGGGGCAGGAAGTTTTTCAATATTAATAGGAGCAACAGCAAAAAATCTTCCTAATGAAAAAAGATCATTTGCTGGAGGATTTATAAATGCTGGTGGTTCTTTTGGGCAATTTATTTTTGCTCCACTAGCACAAGCTATTATAAATGGTTTTGGATGGATTTACTCTATGATTGCTCTTGCATTTTCAACACTTTTAACTATTCCTTTAGCAAAAATTCTATCTTCAAAAAGTAAAAAAGAAGAAACAAATCTTACGAATGTTATAGAAAATGATATAAAATTAAAAGAGCAATTAAAAGTTGCTTTAAAAGATAAAAGCTATTTATACTTAAATTTAGGATTTTTTACTTGTGGATTTCATGTAGCTTTTTTAGTTACGCATCTTCCTCATGAGGTTGCTCTTTGTGGTCATAGTGCAAATGTTTCAGCTTACTCTTTGGCTTTAATTGGACTTTTTAATATCTTTGGAAGCTTATATGCTGGCTATTTGGGTACAAAGTATAAAATGAAATATATATTGGCTTTTATTTATGCAAGTAGAGCTTTGATGATTATTATATATCTATTATCACCTAAAACTGAATTAACTTTTTATATTTTCTCTATTGCAATTGGTTTTACTTGGCTTGCAACAGTTCCACCAACAGCAGGAATTGTAGGAAAACTTTTTGGAACAAAATATCTAGCAACTCTATTTGGACTAACTCTTTTATCACATCAAATTGGTGGCTTTTTTGGCGCATATTTAGGTGGATTATTTATCAATAGTTATGGTAATTTCTCTTTAATGTGGTACTTAGATATAGCTTTAGCAATAGTTGCAGCACTTGCTAATTTACCAATAAAAGAGGAAAAAATTAATAAAAATTAAAATTTCTTGCTATAATATTTTATTCGTTTCTAAAAAGGAAAAAAATGAAAATATTTTTAACTACAATATTGATAGTTATAAATCTGTTTTCACAAGATATTGATACAAATCTTCAATTAACTACACAAGAAAAAGAGTTTATAGAAAAAACTCATTTCAATGTTGCTATCACAAAAAATTGGTATCCAATTAGCTTTGAAGAAGATAAAGATAAAGCACTTGGAATATCATCTGAATTTTGGGGAATTATTGTAAATAAACTAAATCTAAAAACTACAAATATTTTTTTTAAATCCTTTGATGAACAGATAAAAAGTTTACAAAGTGGAAAAAGTGATATTATTTTTAGTATAGGAGAGAGTGAATCACGAAAGAAATTTGGATATTTTTCTAATGAATATTTAAAGTTTCCAATATCTATAGTTACAAAAAAAGATGAGAACTTTATAGAAAATATAGATGAAATTTTAGATAAAAAAATTGCTGTTGGAAATAATTTTACTGCACATAACTTACTAAAAGAGAAATATCCAAACCTTAATTTAGTTTTAGTAAACAATGTAGAAGAGGGATTAAATCTAGTCTCAAAAAAAGAAGTTTTTGCCTTTGTTGATATCAAACCTATTCTTACATATAATATTGCAAAATTTGAATTCAAAGATTTAAAAGTTAGTGGTAACTCAGGAATTGACTTCCCTTTAAAAATTATGGTTAGAAAAGAGTATAAAGATTTAATTCCAATAATAAATAAAACAATTGCAACTATACCAGCTAGTGAAGTTACAAATATCGTTAATAGTTGGAATAATGTACAATTTCAAAATTCAATAGACTACAAAACTGTTTGGATTTTGGTTTTTTTAGTATTTTTTGGTGCGATTGCATTTATTCATAGAACGGCAACTTTAAATATTTTAAACAAAAAATTAAAATATACAGTAGAAGAGAAGACAAAAGAGTTAAAATATTTAAATGAAAATCTCCAATTAGCTATAGATAAAAAAACAAAAGAGTTACTTGAAAAAGAGGCAATTTTAAATCAACAAGCTAAAATGGCTGCAATGGGAGAGATGATTGAAAATATTGCTCATCAATGGAGACAACCTCTATCTGTAATATCTACAATATCAAGCTCTTTAAAAATAAAAAAAGAGATGAATATTTTAGATGATAAAGAGTTTTATGAAGCTTTAAAAAATATAAATAAAACATCTGAACATCTATCAAATACTATTGATGATTTTAGAAATTTTTTCTCTCCAAATAAAGAGATGAATAAATTTTATCTATCACAACTAATAAAAAAATCTAAAGATTTAATAAAAAGTAGATTTGATAAGTTTAATATAAAAGTTATTGAACACATAGATGATATAGAGATTTTATCATATCAAAATGAATTATTTCAGGTAATTCTTAACCTTTTTTCAAATTCAATTGATGTTTTATCTTCAAGCCAAATAGAGAATAAAATAATATATATAAAAATATATCATGATGAGAATAATTTATACATTGAATTCTTAGATAATGGCGGAGGCATAAAAGATGAGTTTATAAATAGAGTTTTTGAACCATATTTTACAACAAAACATAAAAGCCAAGGAACAGGAATTGGTCTTTATATGTCACTACAAATCGTAACAAAACATCTAAATGGTGAAATATCTGTCAAAAATGATACTTTTATCGAAAACAATACCACTTATTTTGGTGCAAAATTTACTATTTTACTACCTATTTATCTACAAAAGAACTAAAGCTTCTTTATAAATATTATCTTAATTTAGCTATAATTTTTAACTTTATTTTAAAAGGGAAATTATGTCTATAAAAAATAGATTAATAGCTTTATCTTTGGTATTTATTTTATCACTGATTACTATTTCGGCTGTCTCATATTTTAATACAAAAAGCTCATCAAATGATCTTACTAACATATCAGATGAAAGAATACCAATATTAATAGCTGTTGCTGAATTGGATACTTTAAGATATAAAATTAGAGCTATGACTCATGAGGTTTTTTCAGTTCACAAAAATTCTGATTACTCAAAAAATCTTCAAGCAATTAAAGAGAGTAGAGAAACAGCTTGGGCTGATATTACTAAACACTGGGAATATTTTGCAAGTACTCCTAGACAAACTGAAGCTGGTAAAAAAGCTTTTGCTACTTTAGAGACTGCATTTAATGATTGGAAAAAATCTCATGACCCTATTCATGGAAATTTAATAAAATTAATAGAAAACAAAGATGATGAAAAAATTACTTCTTTGATTGCAGAGTATGAAAATAGTGTACAAAAAATGATACCTATATCAAATGTTTTTGGTAAGCTTTTAGAAGAACAAAAAACAAGAACTACAAACTATGCAACAAATATGGTTAAAAATTCTGTATCATCTTCAAATAAATCTCTTACTTTAATTGTAATTTTATCGCTTATTGTTATGGCAATTAGTATTACATTTACATCTTTAACTATAAGTTTTATTGTAAAATCTTTAAATAAACTTCAACAAGGTATATTAGGCTTTTTTGCATTCTTAAATGAAGAGAGTAAAAGTGCTACACTAATAGATTTAAAAAGTAATGATGAGTTTGGTCAAATTGCAAAAGTAATAAATCAAAATATTGAAAAAACTGAAAGCTCTATAAAAAAAGATGATGAGTTTATAAATGCAACTGAACTTTTCATAAAAGAGCTATCAAGTGGAAATATGCTTGCTAAAATAGAAGCTGAGCCAGATACTCAAAATTTAAAAGTTTTAAAAGAACTTTTAATTAAAATGCAATATTACTTAGAACATACAATTGCAAGAGATATAAATAGATTACTTTTTGTGATAGATAGCTTTAAAAAATATGACTTTACTGCAAGATTTCCAAATCCTTATGCAAAAATTGCTGTTGCTATGAATGAATTAGGAGATGAAATTTCTGCTTTATTAAGACAATCATATGGAACAGGTTTAATGCTAGAAAATAGTTCTCAGGAACTTTTAGAAAATGTAAATATTCTAAATCAAAGTTCAAATGCTGCTGCTGCTTCTTTAGAAGAGACTGCTGCTGCTCTTGAAGAGATTACTTCAACAGTAATTAGCAATGCAAATAATGTAGAATTAATGACTAGATTCTCAAACGAAGTTAGTAATTCAGCTAAAAAAGGTCAACAATTAGCAAATCAAACAACAAATGCTATGGATGAGATTAATAATCAAGTAAATAGAATTAATGAAGCAATTGCCGTAATTGATCAAATTGCTTTCCAAACAAATATTCTTTCACTAAATGCTGCTGTTGAAGCTGCAACTGCTGGTGAGGCTGGAAAAGGATTTGCAGTTGTTGCACAAGAGGTGCGAAATCTAGCAAGTAGAAGTGCAGAAGCAGCTAAAGAGATAAAAAATATAGTTGAAAATGCTACATCAAAAGCAAATGAAGGAAAAAATATTAGTTTTGAGATGATTCAAGGATATACGGAGCTTCTTGAAAATATAGAAAAACAAAGCCAAACAATAAATGAGATTGCAACAGCTTCAAAAGAGCAACAAGCTGGAATTACACAGATAAATGATGCAGTAACAGGACTTGATCAACAGACACAACAAAATGCGAATATTGCTTCAGACACAAAAACTATTGCAATAAATGCGGATAATATTGCTAAAAAAATTGTTAGTGATTCACATAACAAACAATTTGTTGGAAAAGAAGATGTTGAAAAAGAGAATAAAAAAATTAATTCTACAGTTAAAAATAGTAATATAGTTCTTAATCCTACTAAAAAAAGTTCAGAAATAAAACCTTCAACTACAAAAAAAGATATGGATAAAAAAACACCAATCAAACAAAATGAAATAAAATCATCAACAAAAGATGATGATGAGTGGGAAAGCTTTTAAAATAGAGATTTTTCTCTATTTTAAACTATATTTATATTTTGAGTCAAGATTTTTTATATCTCATATCAAAAGAGCAACTACACAAAGAGTTTATCTTTCAAAACATATATCCAAATAAAAATCTAAATTACTATTTATGTGATGATTTATCTTTAGAAACTTATATAAAGCTTTGTAAATTTGGATTTATATCAACTTCTATTATTCTTGAGAATAATTTTTATCTACTTCCTGAAATACAATTTGAGTATGCTATTTTAGATTTTAATAATCTTCATATTAGTAAAAAGGTTAAAACTCTTATAAAAAATAGTGAATATAAATTTTGTATAAATAGAGATTTTAAATCTGTTTTAAATCAAATTCAAAATTACCATAAAGATTCTTGGATTGAAGAAAATTATGAAAAGTTATTAATAAACCTAAACAACTTAAAAAATAACAATTCAAACTTTAAATTAGTGAGTATCGAACTATATGATAAAAATAATGAAAAATTAGTAAGTGGTGAAATTGGTTATATGATTTCTAAAACATATACTTCACTAACTGGTTTTTCTTCAAAATCTAAACTCTATAACAATTGGGGCAAACTTCAAATGGTACTATTAGCTCTTTATTTAGAAGAAAATAGATTTGATTTTTGGAATTTAGGGCATCCATATATGCAGTATAAATTTGATTTAGGAGCCAAACTTTATTCAAGAGATGAGTTTTTGAAAAGATGGCTAAATAGTATTTAATAGTTTATTGAAACATAAAAACTAAAATCATACTCATTGTCTAATTTTATAAAATCGACACTTTCATATATTGCAAATGATGGTTTTGTAGTTGTTTCGTAATCACTTCTTGGTAACCATTCATGATAAACCCACTGAATAAATGGGAGTAAATCTTCATTTTTTACTTTTAAATCAAATTTTGCATAAACTCCTTCTGCTATTTTGAATTTTGGAATTCTATCGCTTTTTATATTTTTATCATCATCAACTATTATACAAGCAATATATTGGCATTCATCAAGTGGAGTAATTGTTGGATTATCATGAAAGAGTGCTGCTCTTTTATACTGTTTTATATTGTTTGTCAAAACCCAAGTTTGAAGTTTTTGCCATGTCTCTTCTATATTTTTATTATAACCTCGATTTCTTATATAATAGCTCTCAATAGCTTTCATTTTTACAATAGTTGGTGTTATATTATCAAAGCTAGCTTTAGATTTCATAGCAAATTTTGATTGTTTTATAATCTCATTTGAGTACTCTTTATATCCACCATTTTTCCACTCTTTTGGACTCATTCCAAATCTATCTTTAAATATTTTTATAAAAGATGATTGTGAAGAGTAGCCACATGAGTTTACAATACTAGAAATTGTTGAATATCTATTTGTAAGAAGTAAATTTGAAGCTTTTTGAAGCCTAATTGATTTTATACTCTCATAAATATTTCTTCCAAATATCTCTTTAAAAACACGATGCATATGAAACTTGCTTATATCTAAATCAATACTAAGCTCTTCAATATCAATGTTTGTTTCAATATGAGTGTATATATAATACATAATATCATTTGCTATTTTTGTTCTTTTTTCTAATGTCTCTTTTTTCATAAGATAATTTTATCAAAAATTAGATAAAATAAGCACTAAACAACAATTTATAAAGCACCAAAAAAGAAGAAGAAAATATAAAATTTTCCTAAAATACGGTACTTTAAATCAAGTGTTGATATAAAATACTTAAAGGAGAAATGTGGAAGCCCTACTACAAGCTATATTTAGCTTTTTTATGATTATGGGAATAGGAACCTCTATACTTTTGGTTATTGGATTTTTATTAAAAGCAAAAGGTGTAACTTTTGTTGAATTTTTTCCAAAAAAAGATAAAGATGCTCCATCTCAAGTTATTTACAATAATGTAATATCTCAAAGTCCAAATCAAGGCTCTTATGGTGTTGATGCTAGAAAAGTTGCTGCTATTATGGCAGCTATACAGCATCACAACAAAAAAGGTTGAAAAATATGTCAAAAAAATATATTGATATAATGGATACTACTTTCAGAGATGGATTTCAATCTGTTTTTGGAGGAAGAGTTTTAATGAATGACTTCTTTCCAGCTGTTGAAGCTGCAAAAGATGCTGGGATAACTCACTTTGAATTTGGTGGAGGAGCTAGATTTCAATCTTTATTCTTCTATCTAAATGAAAATGCCTTCGATATGATGGATAAATTTAGAGCTATTGTTGGACCAGATGCAAATCTTCAAACTCTTGCGCGTGGTATTAATACTGTTATGCTTGATACTGGAAGTAGAGAACTAATTGACCTTCATGCTAAAATGTTTGCAAAACATGGAACAACAACTATTAGAAATTTTGATGCATTAAATGATGTTCAAAATCTTGAATATAGTGCTCAATGTATTAAAAATCATGGATTAAAACATGAAGCTGTTGTAACACTTATGGATTTACCACCAAATTGTACAGGAGCTCACGATGTTCCTTTTTATGAAAAGACTCTAAGAAATATATTGGATAGTGGATTACCATTTGACTCTATTTGTTTTAAAGATGCGAGTGGTACAAGTAGTCCAAATAAAGTTTTTGAAACTATTAAAATGGCTAGAAAACTTTTAGGTGATTCTACTCATATTAGACTTCATACTCATGAAACTGCTGGAGTTTCAGTTGCTTGTTATTTGGCTGCTTTAGAAGCAGGTGCTGATGGTATTGATTTAGCTGCGTCACCAGTTAGTGGAGGAACAAGCCAACCTGATATTCTTACAATGCTTCATGCAACTAAAGGTATGAACTATGATTTAGGTGGTTTAG
Above is a genomic segment from Aliarcobacter cryaerophilus containing:
- a CDS encoding transporter substrate-binding domain-containing protein translates to MKIFLTTILIVINLFSQDIDTNLQLTTQEKEFIEKTHFNVAITKNWYPISFEEDKDKALGISSEFWGIIVNKLNLKTTNIFFKSFDEQIKSLQSGKSDIIFSIGESESRKKFGYFSNEYLKFPISIVTKKDENFIENIDEILDKKIAVGNNFTAHNLLKEKYPNLNLVLVNNVEEGLNLVSKKEVFAFVDIKPILTYNIAKFEFKDLKVSGNSGIDFPLKIMVRKEYKDLIPIINKTIATIPASEVTNIVNSWNNVQFQNSIDYKTVWILVFLVFFGAIAFIHRTATLNILNKKLKYTVEEKTKELKYLNENLQLAIDKKTKELLEKEAILNQQAKMAAMGEMIENIAHQWRQPLSVISTISSSLKIKKEMNILDDKEFYEALKNINKTSEHLSNTIDDFRNFFSPNKEMNKFYLSQLIKKSKDLIKSRFDKFNIKVIEHIDDIEILSYQNELFQVILNLFSNSIDVLSSSQIENKIIYIKIYHDENNLYIEFLDNGGGIKDEFINRVFEPYFTTKHKSQGTGIGLYMSLQIVTKHLNGEISVKNDTFIENNTTYFGAKFTILLPIYLQKN
- the tkt gene encoding transketolase, which gives rise to MSKQLLQKQADTIRFLAADMVQRANSGHPGAPMGLADIATVLSKHLNINPADEKWLNRDRLVFSGGHATGLVYSLLHLWGFDVSVNDMKNFRQSGSKTPGHPEYGHTHGIEITTGPLGQGIANAVGFAMAGKYAQNLLGKDVINHKVYCLCGDGDLQEGISYEATATAGHLKLDNLVIIYDSNSITIEGDTSLAWSENVKKRFQAIDFEVIEIDGHNFDQIDKAFVQAKNSTMPVLIIAKTVIAKGAVTLEGSHHSHGAPLGVDEIKQAKIKAGFNPDVDFEVSADVKGAFDKLIVGSTMQNSWNESLSKETKAKISELQNPDFDTIVYPTFEAGSSVATRDSNHKILNAIASKIPSFLGGSADLAPSNKTELKDMGDFPNGRNIHFGIKEHAMAAIVNAMNLYGLFRVYSATFFVFSDYLKPSARIAALAGIPQHFIWTHDSIGVGEDGPTHQPIEHLSQFRALPNFYTFRPADATENVEAWKIALKMNAPTAFVCSRQGLKVLKDDKAFGDVCNGGYLLTKRENATITIMASGSEVNLALQTACALEKEGILANIVSVPCFDLLLEQSEDYINKIIDPKTRVYAVEAARALEYYKYADVVFGMDSFGASGPADKLFDEFGFTVDKLKTKIIEDLKK
- a CDS encoding OadG family protein, with product MEALLQAIFSFFMIMGIGTSILLVIGFLLKAKGVTFVEFFPKKDKDAPSQVIYNNVISQSPNQGSYGVDARKVAAIMAAIQHHNKKG
- a CDS encoding AraC family transcriptional regulator encodes the protein MKKETLEKRTKIANDIMYYIYTHIETNIDIEELSIDLDISKFHMHRVFKEIFGRNIYESIKSIRLQKASNLLLTNRYSTISSIVNSCGYSSQSSFIKIFKDRFGMSPKEWKNGGYKEYSNEIIKQSKFAMKSKASFDNITPTIVKMKAIESYYIRNRGYNKNIEETWQKLQTWVLTNNIKQYKRAALFHDNPTITPLDECQYIACIIVDDDKNIKSDRIPKFKIAEGVYAKFDLKVKNEDLLPFIQWVYHEWLPRSDYETTTKPSFAIYESVDFIKLDNEYDFSFYVSINY
- a CDS encoding HAMP domain-containing methyl-accepting chemotaxis protein; translated protein: MSIKNRLIALSLVFILSLITISAVSYFNTKSSSNDLTNISDERIPILIAVAELDTLRYKIRAMTHEVFSVHKNSDYSKNLQAIKESRETAWADITKHWEYFASTPRQTEAGKKAFATLETAFNDWKKSHDPIHGNLIKLIENKDDEKITSLIAEYENSVQKMIPISNVFGKLLEEQKTRTTNYATNMVKNSVSSSNKSLTLIVILSLIVMAISITFTSLTISFIVKSLNKLQQGILGFFAFLNEESKSATLIDLKSNDEFGQIAKVINQNIEKTESSIKKDDEFINATELFIKELSSGNMLAKIEAEPDTQNLKVLKELLIKMQYYLEHTIARDINRLLFVIDSFKKYDFTARFPNPYAKIAVAMNELGDEISALLRQSYGTGLMLENSSQELLENVNILNQSSNAAAASLEETAAALEEITSTVISNANNVELMTRFSNEVSNSAKKGQQLANQTTNAMDEINNQVNRINEAIAVIDQIAFQTNILSLNAAVEAATAGEAGKGFAVVAQEVRNLASRSAEAAKEIKNIVENATSKANEGKNISFEMIQGYTELLENIEKQSQTINEIATASKEQQAGITQINDAVTGLDQQTQQNANIASDTKTIAINADNIAKKIVSDSHNKQFVGKEDVEKENKKINSTVKNSNIVLNPTKKSSEIKPSTTKKDMDKKTPIKQNEIKSSTKDDDEWESF
- a CDS encoding MFS transporter; amino-acid sequence: MTNSQNRTIWILILSSSLILAITMGVRQSLGLFIAPINSSTSLDIISISLALAIGQFIWGLTQPIFGAIADKKGSFGVLVFGALLMFFGLILTPFLTSEFSIILTLGLLVAAGAGAGSFSILIGATAKNLPNEKRSFAGGFINAGGSFGQFIFAPLAQAIINGFGWIYSMIALAFSTLLTIPLAKILSSKSKKEETNLTNVIENDIKLKEQLKVALKDKSYLYLNLGFFTCGFHVAFLVTHLPHEVALCGHSANVSAYSLALIGLFNIFGSLYAGYLGTKYKMKYILAFIYASRALMIIIYLLSPKTELTFYIFSIAIGFTWLATVPPTAGIVGKLFGTKYLATLFGLTLLSHQIGGFFGAYLGGLFINSYGNFSLMWYLDIALAIVAALANLPIKEEKINKN